GGTGAGCGCCACGCCCTCAGCGATGCCATCACCCCAATACACGGTTCCGGGAGCTCCTGACCAGCTGAACGTCACACCCGGAAGCGGTCAGGTGCAGCTCTCGTGGAACGAGCCTGCGAGCGCCGGTGGTGCGTCGATAACCGGCTACGTGCTCTACTGGAGCCTGAACCCGCACGCGGACTTCAAAAGCATACCGGTCCAGGGAACGAGCTTCCTGCACACCGGCCTGCAGGGCGGTGAGACGTACTACTACTATGTCACCGCCCAGAACCAGGTAGGCGAGGGCGAGCCCAGCGGCCAGGTGAACGCGACTCTGGTGAATGAGACCATGGTCCCGTCGGAGCCCACGAACCTCACCGCCGGCGTGGTCGGCGGCGACATCAAGCTAACGTGGGATGCGCCCTCGGACGACGGAGGCTCACCGGTGATCGAGTACACCGTCTACCGTGGGAACGACTCAGCAAACATGACGCAGGTCGCGACCGTCACTGACACCACGTTCGTGGACACCAACGTGAGCGAGGGCGTCGATCACTTCTATCAGGTCAACGCCAAGAACGCCAACGGCCTGGGGCAGTCGTCGAGCAAGGTGACCGCGTCGGTTGGCGGCACCACCGGTACGAGCATCCCGCTGGAGTACGTGGCGGTGGCCGGCGTGGGAGGAGCGGCAGTGATCGGAGCGGCAGCGGTAATGCTCAGCAGGAAGAGGAGGGCACCATAGGAGAGAGACCTCCAGAAGAGACAACTCTACACCCGCTTCAATCCTTTTCAATTCTTTTTTTCCTTTTTTACAAAAAGAAACACTTTGGCATAATGGTGTGCATAGATCCAGGGAGGGAGAAGTACGATGGCACGGGAGGTCTTGGTCCTCACATTCACAATGGCAATCATCATCACCACGGTCGGTCCGATGCTCATAGTCTCAATGGACGTCGTGTCAGGGTATCAGCAGAGCGATTACAACTTCGAGGTGAGGGACGGCGAGGTCACCGTGACCAGGTACACCGGCAGCGCCAGTTCTGTAGAGGTCCCGAGCGAGCTAGGGGGATACCCGGTGGTAGGCATCGGGTTCTACTCCTTCAAGGAAACCAAGGTGACATCTGTAGTCATTCCCAAAGGCGTCACATGGATCGGGGACGATGCGTTCTACAACTGCATCGACCTCACTTCAGTGGCCATACCGGACACTGTAACGTTCGTTGGGGACTACACGTTCTTTCAATGCTCCTCCCTGCAGTCAATAACGATCCCTGAAAACGTGACCAGTATAGACAACGGGACCTTTCGTGGCTGCTCCGCCTTGAACTCCGTGATCATCCCGGGCAATGTGACATACATCGGAAACCTCGCTTTCTCCAACTGCATCGGTCTGACACAGATGACTATACCCCAGAGCGTCACGTGGATCGGCTATATGGCCTTTGACGGCTGCCGCTCCCTGACCGACATCGATGTGGAGGTAGGCAATCCGAACTATACTAGCGTTGAAGGCGTGGTGTACAACAAGAACCTCAGCGTGCTATCCGTATGTCCCGGAGGAAAGAGCGGATCGTTCACCGTCCCTCACGGGGTGTCCACCATCGGGTACAGGGCTTTCTTCCAGTGCTCCGCTCTGACCTCCGTGAACATCTCTGGAAGCGTGACGGGCATCTATAACTTCGCGTTCGAGGAGTGTTCGCTCACATCGGTGGACATTCCTGACAGCGTGACTAGCATTGCCTTGGGGGCGTTCAAGAACTGCCGCAATCTGACGTCGGTGAACATTCCGGACAGCGTCACGAGCATAGCGGACGGTGTGTTCTACGGCTGTTCCGCCCTAACTTCGGTGAACTTGCCGGTCAGCTTGAATTTCATAGAGGACCATGCGTTCTTAGGCTGCGGGTCCCTGACGTCCATCACGATCCCTGAGAGCGTCACATCCATAGGGTATTCCGCATTCGCCATGTCCGGCCTGACCTCGATAACCGTACCGGACAGCGTCGTTCACATGGGGTACGATGCGTTCAACGAGTGCCCTCTGACGACGGTATCAATTGGACAGGGAATGGAGGCGATACCGAACGGCACGTTCGCCAAGTGCAGTTCACTGAGCACGATCACCATCCCCACCGGCGTCACTACCATCGGAGGATGGGCGTTCTCCGAGAGCGGCCTAACCTCAATATCTTTACCTGAGGGCTTAACACACATCGGGGAGGGGGCTTTCAGCTACTGCCCTCTTGAATCGATATCCATCCCTTACGCCGTTACCTACATCGGAGAGGCGGCGTTCCTAGGCTGTCCGTCCCTGACCTACTTAGTCATTCCAGAGGGAGTGACGTCCATCGAGGGGTACACGTTCTGGAACTGTTCCTCACTTAGCCACTTATTCATTCCGGAGAATGTCACTACCGTCGGATATGGCGCGTTCGCCTACTGCGGGTCCCTGAACGCTCTAAACATCCCCGACAACGTAACGGATATCGGAGGTTACGCCCTTTACGAGAGCGGTCTGACATCGGTGACGCTGGGGAGCGGTCTAAAGTCCATAGGGGACATGGCGTTCTCTGGCTGCATCGATCTGACCTCTATCTCCTTTTTGGGTTCGGTCGCACCAACCCAGATCGGTCAGAACTGGATCAATAACACATCGGCGGAGATAAGGGGTCATGCGTTCGCGGCCTCAGATTTCCCTTCGCCGGGAGAGGTGTGGCATGGGTTGACCATGGGCGACAACATCGAGAGGCTCTCACCTCCCAGCGAGCCTTCCGGTCTGACCGCGGTCCCCGGTGATGCTGATGTTACCCTGACATGGAACGATACGATGGCCGACGGAGGCTCACCGACGATCGGATATCACATCTACTGGAGCACAGAGATCGATGGTGATGTTGCAGTCATTACCACCAACAGCACGAACTATACCCATCAGGGACTTGACGAAGGGAGCACCTACCATTACCAGGTCAGCGCCTTCAACTCGAACGGTGAGAGTGAGCGAAGCAGCATCGTGAACGTTACGTTGTCCACAACATCTGCTCCGTCAACACCAGCACCGTTCTTGAATACCATCGAGGGTCAAGTTGCGCTTGCCGGTCTGGTGATCCTCAGCGCGGGGGTCGGGACGCTCTCACTGTGGCGATGGAGGCGTCATGGTCATTGAATTTATCCCTAATGTCAATCCATTTGAGTGAGATGGTGCTGACTCCGGGCAGATCGTCCTTCACCACTGTGGTCAGCCTAAATGGCGTGGATGCAGTTAGGCATCCTAGAGTTCATTCGTGAACTAGACCATCGTGCTCAGAGACCAGATCAAGTTCAGGACCTTCTCTTGTGACGAGTTTTTCCAGTAAGTCATTATGAATGCTTTCTCGACCGGTCGGAGAGTATCAAGCTCATGACCTGATCTTAGAAGGAGGCGGGTTCTTCTATTTTTTTTATGTTTCCTCAGGGCCTTTCGAGGTCATGTCCTCAGAACGGGACTGGACAGGCGCCTCCCAGTTAACTCAGGAAGGGACATTGATGGAAGTTGGATGTTTGAAACTGGATTTATAGGTGAGGATGTGAGACAGAGAGGTATTGACATGAAATGTCCGGAATGTGGGGAGTACAAATTCGGCAACCCTGGTGGGAGCAGCGATAGATGGTGTCCGAAGTGTGGAACTAGGATGAGAACCCTACCGGTCAAGAGATCGGAAGACCGACAATGCCATAGTGGTATGCGATTCAGTTTGGGAGATTTCGAGGATCGTCATTTTAAAATTAAGAATAGAGTTGTGAGATGACGAGACCAATTTGGACGGTTTGAAGAACATCCGAGAGCGGACCGGTCGTACGCTCTCCGACCATTTCCTAAAAAATTCGGTCACCAAGGGACGACATTAATTAGGATCTCCAAACAGATTGAAGTTTTACTCAAAGAGATCGTATTAGAGCCCGACCTGACGGCATCTTCGGTAAGGCCTATTGCCTTGATAGAGTTGATCAAGAAATCATATGCTGTCACCTCGATACCTCCATATTCAGGATCTAAAGTATCTGATCCAACCCACTTCTAAACCGGCCCTTTGAAATTATCTCAGATTGAGTATATCTTATCGCGGATCAGGATTGAATACAGGTGGTATCAATTATGATAGCCAGATTTTATTGTTTTTCATAATTTTTTTTCAATAGATATATATAATTTAACCTGCAAATATCATTATCAAATCTAACTATCAGGAATCAAAATCAGGAGAATAGAAGATGAGAAAGAAGGCAGTACTAAGCGTAACAGTAACGATGATGCTGATGTTCAGCATGGCCGCCGTCTATGTTTTTAGCTCCCCCGGTCCCAATCCGGAGGGTCTGGTCGTTGGCCCGCTGCCGAACATCACCACGACCGACGACACGCCCAGCCCTGTGAGCGAAGAGAAGGCCATAAACAACTTTGACAGCTACAGCGGCGACGCCGAAGACCAGGGATCGACAGAGGGCGATGATTGCGAGGTCCCACCCGAGGATGAGTGCGGGAACAGCGACCCATGTGATCCCTGCAACCCTTGCGACCCTTGCAACCCATGTGATCCCTGCAACCCTTGCGACCCTTGCAACCCATGTGATCCCTGCAACCCTTGCGACCCTTGCAACCCATGTGATCCCTGCAACCCTTGCGACCCCTGCGATGATGAGTGCGGATGCACTTACACCATCGGCTACTGGAAGAACCACGCTGGCATTGGGCATGGTAACCAGGCCGACCTCGTGACCCCGCTGATCGCATCGGCCGGTGGGGTCATCTGGCTGGGAGACAAGGACGGCACAAAGAGCGTTCAGGTGAGCACTGCCGCCGAGGCTAAGAACATCCTCGACCGCCAGGGCGTCTCCTCCAACGGGATCAACCGCCTCTACGCTCAACTGCTCGCCGCCAAGCTAAACATACTGAACGGAGCAGGCGACAACGCTGTGGATGAGACCATCGCCGCTACTGAAGCGTTCCTCGCGGAGCATGGGTCCGCGGACTGGGATGGACTAAGCTCAGAGGATCAGCAGAAGGTCAACGAATGGAAGGATGTGCTGGACAACTACAACAATGGGCTCATTGGACCGGGCCATTGCGACTGATGGCACAAACCTCTTCCTAATTTTTTTATTACTTTTTGCACTGGTGTCACCTGTTCACATCATTTTTCTCTCACAGGGACTAAAGACTTTTTTCTGATAAGCTGGCAAAAGGCGAGCTTAACAAGGAGAAATGCAGCAAGGAAAACAACAGAGCCCTGGCCAGCTACTGCCCTTGGGGAGGTGAAGTAGAGGTGAACAGATGATCGCAAGACCCATCCATCACTTTCCTGGCAACAGGGCAATGAATGAACAACGATTATCTATAAAAAGAATTTTCCTAATTGATCAGATGGGGCACCACTCTCAGGTCATGTCTGCAAAGTGAAATAGGCCGTCGCCGCGCTCGCGTTGCCGATGACGTCCACTACCTGCACCGTTACGGCATGTGCTCTAGCGTTCACTTACAATGTCGAGGCGCCCTACTCGATGAGGTTCGCATATTATGAGGCTCGCATGAAACTGCCGCGTAGGCGACCTTTCTCCAACCGCTCTCGAGGATGAGGCGGGATTAAATATGATGAGGTGCTGGCCGAGAGGCCGGGCTGTCCGAGCCGGTGCGTGGTCCACATCCACGAGAGCAACACGGAATGATCCACTATGATATCTGTCAAGGTCTGTAGGAAGTGCGACAAGCAGTATCCGTCCAATATCATGTTCTGCCCCGACTGCGGAAGCCTCATAATGAAGATTAAGGAACCGGAGCCCGAGCCTCGGCCAAAGGCGGTTAAGGTGAAGCGCGCCCCCATGGTCGCGCCCACCATCAGGGAGGAGCCGAGACCTCGGCCTCCCAAGGTACGAACGGAGCACACCCGGGACGACTTCTTCAGGGCTTTGGCCGAGAACTCCATCCCCCAGGAGGACCTCGAGACCATCAGGGAACTGATGGCGTGGTCAGAGGGACTCGCATGCTCGGTGTCCTTCGGTGACAGCGTCACCGACTATGGAAGGATGGTCTTCCGGCCGGCGGTGCGCCTGGGCGAGAGAGAGGTCAGCCTTTTCTGCGTCGGCACCAACGGCGGAATCGACATCCACTTCAAGGATTGGGTCGACCTGCCTCCGTTCGACTCCCGCGAGAAGAGGATGGAGATGCTCAGCATGCTAAACCGGATCAAGGGTGTGAAGATACCGGAGGCCAGGATAATCGAGCGCCCTCCGATGCCGGTCAGGGCGCTGAGGGACAAGGATGGCCTTGACAGGTTCGTCGGTACCTACCGCTGGTTCCTGGAGATGGCCGGCGGGCAGTGCGGCTCCAGCGCCTAATGAGATGAACATCACCGCAACGGGCTCTTTGAGCGAGCATCTGCGATGGTCCTGGCAGCACCCCATCCACTTTTTTTTCGACGAGCCACCAAATCACTTCCCGGTGAGCTGACCGGTCATTTCTATTTTTCCAATGGTGCACAACATCGACCACCCCCCCCTTCTCAGTTAAGGACCAACATGTTCCGCACCGCTCCGTCATCGAGAGACAGCCCTCCTGAAGAGGGCGATGCTCGCTCCCAAGCTGACAATCCCAATTAAAATTATGACGATAATGGCGTTGCCGATCGACTCCCACTCAAAGCCGCGGATAATCAACCCCTGAATCGCATTGGCAATATAGGATATGGGATTGACAGCTGCGACTGTTTGCACCCAATTTGGAAGTAGCTCTTTAGGCATGACCGCCGTGGAGAGGAACAGCAGTGGAAAGGTGGTCAGCAAACCTACCGATAGAGTCGTCTCGGTGCTCTTGGTCCGAAGACCGACGAACAGAGAGATGCCAGACCATGCTATGCCAAAGGCCATCGCAAGAAGAAGTAACAACGCTATTCCGACCACTCCGGTAGCGATGTTCACCCCGACGATCAAGGCCAATGCAACAATGATGCCTACCTGTATCAAAATGCTGATGCCATCGCTTAATACCTTGCCGAGCAGGATCGAGGACTTGCGGATGGGTGCGACCTTCATCTTATCCAGATAGCCGCTGTCCAGGTCGTTGACCATACCGATCCCGGACTGCAACGCCGACGACGCCACGGTCTGGATGATGACAGCCGCGGTGAAGAAGGTGATGTAGTTGTTGGTACCCGTGATCTGCTCAAAGTCTGGTATGTTACCTATGGCCGAGAAGGCCTGGGTGAACAGCAAGAACCACACCAGCGGTTGGATCAGGGAGAAGAACAGGTAGATAGGCTTCCTCCGCAGCTTTATTATCCACCTATAGAAGACCACCCCGATCTCAGAGACCCATTCCATCATAATCGGGCTCGCCTCCTGCGCTTGCTCATCAGATCACCGTTCGCCTTCTCGCTCACCTTAAGCGTTTTGCCGGTGAGGCTGAGGAACACATCATCGAGGGTAGGTGTGGAGAGGGTCAACTTACCCACCTCAACGCTCGCGGCATCCAATGCCCTGACGACCTGTGGCATGATCGAGGAACCGTCCCCAATCGTCAGCACCAGCCCATTCTCGCATATGTCATCGAGCTGGCACTCCCGGATTTCCTTTATGCCGGTAATGGAACCCAGGGCATTTTTAGCCCGCTCGAGCACCGCAGCATCATACTCCCGGAGGCTCATCGTGATGGTGTCCGCCCCTATCTTGGCCTTTAGCTCCTCTGGTGCTCCCTCCGCCACAATCCTGCCCTCATCGATTATGCACAGCCGGTCAGCCAGCTGATCGGCCTCCTCCATGTACTGGGTGGTGAGGAAAATCGTGGTGCCCTTCTTGTTCAGCCCCCGAATATAGTCCCAGAGCTCCTTGCGGCTCTTAGGGTCCAGTCCGGTCGTCGGCTCGTCCAGGAAAAGTATCCTGGGATCGGACACTAACGCCGTGGCGAGGTCTAGGCGCTTTCTCATTCCTCCAGAGTATGTCGATAGCTTCCTATCCCCGGCCTCCACAAGATTGACGGTCCTTAGCAGATCCTCCACTTTTTCCCGTGACTTCTCTTTAGGGATGTGGTAGTACCGGCACTGGATGAAGAGGTTCTCCCGTGCCGTAAGGTCGTTATCGACGCCGACCTCCTGGGACGCGTAGCCGATGATGCGTCTAACCTCATCGGCTTGCGCGTCCAGGTCCAAGCCGTCGATGGTAATCGTTCCGGAGCCCTTCCCGATCAGGGTGGTCAGGATCTTGATGGTGGTGGATTTCCCTGCTCCGTTGGGGCCGAGGAATCCAAATATCTCCCCTCGTCCAACATCGAAGGAGATGTTTTCGACCGCCTTGATGTCCCCAAAGGATTTCACTAGCTCTCTGACCTCGATGATGGTATCCATCGGACGGCCTCAACCCCTCCTTTTCCTTTTGTTCACCAATGGTCTTTGATATAACTGTTATGATTTTTATCCCAACGATGCGGTGAGAGAGTCTCCACCCTGAGGACGGGGGCTCCAAAGGTTCCATCGATCCGCTCGAGGTTCTCCGCACCATCAACTATCTTGGTCACCTTCACTGGTAGTTAAAGACGACAAATGATGGCCGTGCATTTTTTGCTCTGTGGAGCCTGCTTCCGCTAGCCAGGTTGCTGTCGAACAAGAGCATTATGAGGGCCTGCATGTTTTGTCCCGCAGGCCTAGAAGCCACAGAGGCCTGATCATATCCCCTCGTTAATTCGGAAAATCCGCAACCGATCGTTTGTTATTCACGTGCCGGTCGTTCTTCAATCTCATCATTATTGGCCGTCCGACGGAGTCGTAAGTTTTTAGGAACTCAACGGGGTCCTCTGCATACTTTTTATAAAAATTCACAGCGATTGTTCGACGGATGTGAGCATATCGTTTGGTTATCTCGAAAGCGAATGTTTCTTCGTATCCTGGACGACCTTTCTTGGACCGGCCTCATGGACATGCTTCGGTGAAATGAGGTAGTTGGTTTCGAGATTCTTGTAAGTAGCACCGGCGGCTACCCAAAGATCATCGGCATTGCGATAATAATCCTTGGCGACTGTCAACGTGAGTAGAAGGACATGTTCCAACGAGCCCTTTTCACACCTTTGACATTGCATCATCTGGCATTTCGGTTCGATCGTGGATCCCGGTGGAGGTGAACAGGGAAAATAATTCGGGGGCATTGGTCCTTCGCGTTCGACATCGATGGTAAGTGCCAACGATAGCTCTCATTTAACCTATTGATCCTCAAATATCTAGCAAATAAAAAAATCAAAATGTATGGCAAACACAGGAAATGCCAAATCTGGTTAGGTTCTCTCAAAGAAGGTGACCGCGAAGTCGCAGAAGTCGATGATGGTCTGCCTATCGAGCTTGAACTCCTTTCGATAACCAAGATAGTTCTTCGACGAGGGAGATATCTCCATTCCAGCTTTGAGCTCCCAGAAGGAGATGCATTTTATGTGTTTCTTCGAGACTATTACGAAGTAGGTGTTCTCATATGGATAGTTGGATGGTAGATCCGCTATGCTGTACTCTTCGCTGGAGCGATATTTGACCTCGATGAAATAGACCTTATCGCCTCGTTGTACAACGAAATCAGGCATCAATCGGATATTATCGGCCACATCGTTCCTCATGCCCTTGAGCAGATCCAAAATGCCTGGAACGGTGTTCTCCATTCCGTACCTGAACACGTTGTATCCCAGAGATAGGAAGAGCTCCTCTATGAGGGTCTCAGCGATCCTGCCTTTGATCATGTTGTATCGGAAGTTAAGCTCCTCCCCAGAGAGCCCATTTTCTTCCTGAGAGGTGACTGATTCTTTCTTCGACCCTTTCGATCTGAAACAACTGAGGCAGAGATCATGATGTCCATTAAGGGTCTCTGAACCGCATACCCTGCAGGAAGTCATGAATATTATAATTAAATTATAACGATAAAACTACGCTGGAGATTATCAAGAAACGTTCTCTCAGTATAGCATTCGTAACAGATCATGTCATACTGATCGAAAGCTCATATCCGCACGTTCGAATAAGGTGGTTATTGATATACATTATCGATTTATGCTCCCAATAATCATTCTAATCGTTCAATGTCTCTTCCATTCCGGCCCTTCGGCGAAATCGCGTGCCGCTCTCACCATGGCGTGAACATTCACCGGAGAGCTCAGTGCAGGGAGTTCACAGCCCGGAGCGACCATGTATCCCTTGGGACAGCGGTTAGCCGCCATCCTCAATTTAGTCATGGCCTTATTGTAGATCCAATCCACGTCACCTAGCGTGAATTGGATGCACTCGATATTGCCAATGATCATAGCGTCCTTGCTAAACCTGGAGACACCCGTCTCCAGGGGAGTACGAAAGTCGAAGCTGGTGGCGAAGGTCCCCGGCATCTGGGCCCAATACTCGATGTTCTTGGTCTGATTTCCACATGGATGAGAGATGAATTTGGTAGCACCGGCTTTCATTGCCTTTCGGCGGTATGACATCATGGGAGGCAAAGCGAACTTTTCGAACTGCTTAGACGTGATGAGGTCGTTGGAGTCACTAGGCCCGCCATCAAAGAAGTAGATGTCCCCGACATGGGTCAAGGCATATTTCACCAGCTCGACCTGGAACTCGCTGACCTTGTCCAAAAGTTTCTTGGCAAGATCAGGTTCGTTCTGCAGCCAAATGAGTAGGGTATCAAGACCGACGATGTTACCGGCCCATGTGAACGTGTCGCCTGTCACCAGGATGGGGTTCCTATACCCTTTCGGGTAAGAGTCCATGACGAACTTCGCACCTGCAATTTCTTTGGGGATATCTCCCGCCTTGTGCGGGTCAGGGACCTCCAGCTTGTCGACATCCTCCGGTTTGTTCACCGGCCTCCGTGTTATAACGGGAAAGAGTGCCCGGGAGTTGCTGCGAGGGTACGATAGTCTGCCGCCGAACTCCTTGACCGCGAACGCTGGGTGTCCGAACAACGGCCCCGAATCGAAGCCCAGCATCTGCTGTACGCTATGAAAGGCCTTAGCGTATCGGATCGGATATTCATAGCACTCTCCGATCGTCAGGTTCCCGGTCATCTTGGGTATGAAGCCGGTGGCCAGAACGAAAGCTCCAGGGCGGTCGGCGAAGCCTGTTTCATGGAGTGATTCCATTCGCTCCGATGGTGTCATTTTCTCGTGGAACATCTAGGACTCTCCTGGGCGGTTCAGCCGAGGTTCCCCAAACAACATCTTTCGATCGATGCTCCCCATACCTCGCCCAATGTTGGAATTCTGCATAAGTTTAGAGGTATTTCATCGTTGTTAATTTCCCACTCCGTCGATCGTGCGTCCCATGATCATTGATGTATGGAGAGGGCGGGGGACGCGGTGCCCCCTAAGAGGTTTAGAGGAGGGTGGGAAAGGAGGAACCCTCGTTCTTCATGTTAGATCTCATTCCGATCGGCCTTATTTCTTCACCTCGCACATCATGAGGGGGAGAGCCATTTTGCCGTACACTGTGTTCAGGGTAATGGCGCATCCAGTGTACAGGGCGAGCACACCGACGAACATTCCCCAGATGCCCCAGACCAGTTGCAGGGTGTCACCGCCAAGAACTGCATGGAGGCCTACCATGAAGAAAAGCAGAGAGGCGGAGAAGATGGTGATGCTCAGGAGACGGCAGGGCATCTTCAAGGTGATGAATCCGAGCACTCCTACAAAGGATGCGAACACCATCAGGAACGCCGCCACCTCACTCGCCGTCGGCGCCGGTATTATGCCAGTACCGGGCAGCAGGGAAAAGCTGGAGAAGGCCCACACGAACACCGCTATCGCTCCGAAGGCGAACAGGGTGAACATCTCTCCTCTCCTGTACCCTATGAACGAGACGAACAAGAAGCCAAACCCTGAGAAGAAGACGGTAAGGAGGACCATTCCACCCATCGGAACGACGTTAAAGGCGGTAAGGGCCAGCAGTACGGTCACCCATCCCAGCAGCATCGAGCCAAGCGCGTCCGGGCTTGCAGTTGTGTCTACCAATCTGACGTTAGTTTCCACTACATTTTCGACCATTTTGATACCTCAAGTCCATTTATTTTTTACAAAATAAAAAAATGATGGAGGGACCAACGGTCCCTCGATGCTCACCGCGGACGCCTCTCCTGCCACTCTTTGCTTTGGGCATAGTCCCTGGTGGCCTGAAGCATAGCACCAACATGTAGAGCTGGGGTGTCGGTCGGTATCTCGCAGCCGGGGCCGACCATGTAGCCATGCGGACAGTTGGTGGCGGCGATCTTCATGTAATCCATGGTGGTCTTGTAGATGTAGTCGTAGTCGCTGTACTGGAACTTTGCTGGTTCGATGTTCCCGATGATCATTGACTTCGGGCCGAACACCTTGACCACCTTCTCCAATGGAGTGCGGAAATCGAAGTTGACGGCAAAGTTACCTGGCGCTTCAGCCCACATCTCTATGTTCCCGTTCTGATCGCCACAGGGATGGCACAGGAATCCGGGAATACCGGCCTTTAGCGCTCCCTCGCGGACCTTCTTCAGGTAGGGCAGGGCAAAGGTCTCGAACTGCTTGGGGCTGATGAGATCATTGGCCTCGGTCGGGCCACCGTCGAACAGCATTATCGGACCAACGTTGGCGACGATGTACTTGGCCTTCTCGATGAGGAACTCGCTCATCCTGTCCATGACCTTGTGGACCAGATCCGGCTCTTCGATCATCCACAGCAGCATCTGCTCCACGCCGATGGCGTTCCCTCCCAGGGAGAAGGGCGAACCACAAACGATGGACGGACCATTGAAGCCTGCAGGATAGTTCTCCACGACCCAGTTCGCGCCCTTGCATTCGGAGAC
The nucleotide sequence above comes from Methanomassiliicoccus sp.. Encoded proteins:
- a CDS encoding fibronectin type III domain-containing protein — encoded protein: MLCYVTNPGGEPSYWVIDSEGDVGEDSAIAIGPDDGVHISYYDYINGDLKYATFSSVGSPSLGPPIGLTATPGLGQVQLDWTAPMNDGGSEVDHYVVYQNGTAVTTVTNTTVVIDGLINGVSYDFAVAANNSLGEGPVSGTVSATPSAMPSPQYTVPGAPDQLNVTPGSGQVQLSWNEPASAGGASITGYVLYWSLNPHADFKSIPVQGTSFLHTGLQGGETYYYYVTAQNQVGEGEPSGQVNATLVNETMVPSEPTNLTAGVVGGDIKLTWDAPSDDGGSPVIEYTVYRGNDSANMTQVATVTDTTFVDTNVSEGVDHFYQVNAKNANGLGQSSSKVTASVGGTTGTSIPLEYVAVAGVGGAAVIGAAAVMLSRKRRAP
- a CDS encoding fibronectin type III domain-containing protein, which codes for MAREVLVLTFTMAIIITTVGPMLIVSMDVVSGYQQSDYNFEVRDGEVTVTRYTGSASSVEVPSELGGYPVVGIGFYSFKETKVTSVVIPKGVTWIGDDAFYNCIDLTSVAIPDTVTFVGDYTFFQCSSLQSITIPENVTSIDNGTFRGCSALNSVIIPGNVTYIGNLAFSNCIGLTQMTIPQSVTWIGYMAFDGCRSLTDIDVEVGNPNYTSVEGVVYNKNLSVLSVCPGGKSGSFTVPHGVSTIGYRAFFQCSALTSVNISGSVTGIYNFAFEECSLTSVDIPDSVTSIALGAFKNCRNLTSVNIPDSVTSIADGVFYGCSALTSVNLPVSLNFIEDHAFLGCGSLTSITIPESVTSIGYSAFAMSGLTSITVPDSVVHMGYDAFNECPLTTVSIGQGMEAIPNGTFAKCSSLSTITIPTGVTTIGGWAFSESGLTSISLPEGLTHIGEGAFSYCPLESISIPYAVTYIGEAAFLGCPSLTYLVIPEGVTSIEGYTFWNCSSLSHLFIPENVTTVGYGAFAYCGSLNALNIPDNVTDIGGYALYESGLTSVTLGSGLKSIGDMAFSGCIDLTSISFLGSVAPTQIGQNWINNTSAEIRGHAFAASDFPSPGEVWHGLTMGDNIERLSPPSEPSGLTAVPGDADVTLTWNDTMADGGSPTIGYHIYWSTEIDGDVAVITTNSTNYTHQGLDEGSTYHYQVSAFNSNGESERSSIVNVTLSTTSAPSTPAPFLNTIEGQVALAGLVILSAGVGTLSLWRWRRHGH
- a CDS encoding ABC transporter permease, with protein sequence MMEWVSEIGVVFYRWIIKLRRKPIYLFFSLIQPLVWFLLFTQAFSAIGNIPDFEQITGTNNYITFFTAAVIIQTVASSALQSGIGMVNDLDSGYLDKMKVAPIRKSSILLGKVLSDGISILIQVGIIVALALIVGVNIATGVVGIALLLLLAMAFGIAWSGISLFVGLRTKSTETTLSVGLLTTFPLLFLSTAVMPKELLPNWVQTVAAVNPISYIANAIQGLIIRGFEWESIGNAIIVIILIGIVSLGASIALFRRAVSR
- a CDS encoding ATP-binding cassette domain-containing protein encodes the protein MDTIIEVRELVKSFGDIKAVENISFDVGRGEIFGFLGPNGAGKSTTIKILTTLIGKGSGTITIDGLDLDAQADEVRRIIGYASQEVGVDNDLTARENLFIQCRYYHIPKEKSREKVEDLLRTVNLVEAGDRKLSTYSGGMRKRLDLATALVSDPRILFLDEPTTGLDPKSRKELWDYIRGLNKKGTTIFLTTQYMEEADQLADRLCIIDEGRIVAEGAPEELKAKIGADTITMSLREYDAAVLERAKNALGSITGIKEIRECQLDDICENGLVLTIGDGSSIMPQVVRALDAASVEVGKLTLSTPTLDDVFLSLTGKTLKVSEKANGDLMSKRRRRARL
- a CDS encoding YraN family protein — encoded protein: MTSCRVCGSETLNGHHDLCLSCFRSKGSKKESVTSQEENGLSGEELNFRYNMIKGRIAETLIEELFLSLGYNVFRYGMENTVPGILDLLKGMRNDVADNIRLMPDFVVQRGDKVYFIEVKYRSSEEYSIADLPSNYPYENTYFVIVSKKHIKCISFWELKAGMEISPSSKNYLGYRKEFKLDRQTIIDFCDFAVTFFERT
- a CDS encoding acetate uptake transporter: MVENVVETNVRLVDTTASPDALGSMLLGWVTVLLALTAFNVVPMGGMVLLTVFFSGFGFLFVSFIGYRRGEMFTLFAFGAIAVFVWAFSSFSLLPGTGIIPAPTASEVAAFLMVFASFVGVLGFITLKMPCRLLSITIFSASLLFFMVGLHAVLGGDTLQLVWGIWGMFVGVLALYTGCAITLNTVYGKMALPLMMCEVKK